The following coding sequences lie in one Isoptericola variabilis 225 genomic window:
- a CDS encoding TfoX/Sxy family protein, translating to MAYDEELAERVRDAIGRRTEFTEQKMFGGVAFMVNTHMAVGIGGDELMVRVGTDGYEQAWVDRGVDLALSEPPKKPKKPKAPKTPRA from the coding sequence ATGGCCTACGACGAGGAGCTCGCCGAGCGCGTGCGCGACGCCATCGGGCGCCGCACGGAGTTCACCGAGCAGAAGATGTTCGGCGGCGTCGCGTTCATGGTGAACACGCACATGGCGGTCGGCATCGGCGGCGACGAGCTCATGGTCCGCGTCGGCACCGACGGCTACGAGCAGGCGTGGGTCGACCGCGGCGTCGACCTCGCGCTGTCCGAACCCCCCAAGAAGCCGAAGAAGCCGAAGGCGCCCAAGACGCCGCGCGCCTGA
- a CDS encoding CopG family ribbon-helix-helix protein codes for MKTAISLPDSAAEHFDRVAKKHGMTRSEFYRRAAEHYVEELDGADLTAQIDDAIDDVGQPGDETAELRRAANTRLTEASGEW; via the coding sequence ATGAAGACGGCGATCAGCCTCCCGGACAGCGCGGCGGAGCATTTCGACCGCGTCGCCAAGAAGCACGGCATGACCCGGTCGGAGTTCTACCGGCGTGCCGCCGAGCATTACGTCGAGGAGCTGGACGGCGCAGACCTGACCGCGCAGATCGACGACGCGATCGATGACGTCGGCCAGCCCGGCGACGAGACCGCCGAGCTCCGCCGTGCTGCAAACACCCGCCTGACCGAGGCGTCGGGCGAGTGGTGA
- a CDS encoding Nif3-like dinuclear metal center hexameric protein yields the protein MSPAPTLADVVAVLEDLYPPSTAEGWDAVGLVAGDPAALVRTVAFAVDPVAAVVDEALAWGADLLVTHHPLFLKPVHGVPATTFKGAVVHRLLTNGCGLYVAHTNADAAPRGVADALADLVGITDRRPLVVREDGAGDDPGDTGRGIGRVGRLAEPTTLRAFAERVAAVLPPVAQGVRVAGDLDATVSTAAVVGGSGDSLFDAVRAAAVDVYVTADLRHHPASELRERAEFEADPARRAAGTPFLVDVAHFASEWPWLAYAAQDLVARLGEGTVTTRVSTLPTDPWTARVASPGR from the coding sequence ATGAGCCCCGCACCCACGCTGGCCGACGTCGTCGCTGTCCTCGAGGACCTCTACCCGCCGTCGACCGCGGAGGGGTGGGACGCCGTCGGGCTCGTGGCCGGCGACCCGGCCGCGCTCGTGCGCACGGTCGCGTTCGCGGTCGACCCGGTGGCCGCCGTGGTCGACGAGGCGCTCGCGTGGGGGGCCGACCTGCTCGTCACGCACCACCCGCTGTTCCTCAAGCCCGTGCACGGCGTGCCCGCGACGACGTTCAAGGGCGCGGTCGTGCACCGCCTGCTCACGAACGGGTGCGGGCTGTACGTCGCGCACACCAACGCCGACGCCGCGCCCCGCGGCGTCGCCGACGCGCTCGCCGACCTCGTGGGCATCACCGACCGCCGCCCACTCGTGGTGCGGGAGGACGGCGCGGGCGACGACCCGGGCGACACTGGCCGCGGGATCGGCCGGGTCGGGCGCCTGGCGGAGCCGACGACGCTGCGCGCGTTCGCCGAGCGCGTCGCGGCGGTCCTGCCGCCCGTCGCCCAGGGGGTGCGCGTCGCGGGCGACCTCGACGCGACCGTCAGCACGGCCGCCGTCGTCGGCGGGTCCGGCGACTCGCTGTTCGACGCCGTCCGGGCCGCGGCCGTCGACGTCTACGTCACGGCGGACCTGCGCCACCACCCGGCCTCGGAGCTGCGCGAGCGGGCCGAGTTCGAGGCGGACCCCGCCCGGCGCGCGGCAGGCACGCCGTTCCTCGTCGACGTCGCGCACTTCGCGAGCGAGTGGCCCTGGCTCGCGTACGCCGCCCAGGACCTCGTCGCACGGCTCGGAGAAGGTACGGTGACCACCAGGGTGAGCACCCTGCCGACCGACCCGTGGACCGCACGGGTCGCGAGCCCGGGGCGCTGA
- the panB gene encoding 3-methyl-2-oxobutanoate hydroxymethyltransferase, whose protein sequence is MSSHAAPEPSGRPKRVRVHHLAEAKARGEKITMLTAYDAVTATIFDAAGIDVLLVGDSIGNVMHGHATTLPVTVDDMIPAARAVARAARRALVVVDLPFGSYEAGPEQALATAVRVMKETGAAGVKLEGGRRSAAQIRALTDAGIPVVGHLGYTPQSENALGGPRVQGRGDDAAATLTEDAVAVQDAGAFAVVLEMVPVDVAARVTEVVHIPTIGIGAGPSTDGQVLVWTDMAGMTDWSPRFARRYAELGRVLRQAAEDYAEEVRSGAFPDAGTSFER, encoded by the coding sequence GGCCCGCGGCGAGAAGATCACGATGCTCACGGCGTACGACGCCGTCACCGCGACCATCTTCGACGCGGCGGGCATCGACGTCCTGCTGGTGGGCGACTCGATCGGCAACGTCATGCACGGGCACGCCACGACGCTGCCGGTGACCGTCGACGACATGATCCCCGCGGCCCGCGCCGTCGCGCGCGCGGCCCGGCGTGCGCTGGTCGTCGTCGACCTGCCGTTCGGCTCGTACGAAGCCGGCCCGGAGCAGGCGCTCGCGACCGCCGTGCGCGTCATGAAGGAGACGGGCGCCGCGGGCGTCAAGCTCGAGGGCGGGCGGCGCAGCGCCGCGCAGATCCGGGCACTGACCGACGCCGGCATCCCCGTCGTCGGGCACCTCGGCTACACGCCGCAGTCGGAGAACGCCCTGGGCGGCCCGCGGGTGCAGGGCCGGGGCGACGACGCCGCGGCGACCCTCACCGAGGACGCGGTCGCCGTGCAGGACGCCGGAGCGTTCGCCGTCGTGCTCGAGATGGTGCCCGTCGACGTCGCCGCGCGCGTCACCGAGGTGGTGCACATCCCGACGATCGGCATCGGCGCCGGCCCGTCGACCGACGGTCAGGTGCTCGTCTGGACGGACATGGCCGGGATGACCGACTGGTCGCCGCGGTTCGCGCGCCGGTACGCCGAGCTGGGCCGCGTGCTGCGGCAGGCGGCCGAGGACTACGCGGAGGAGGTCCGCTCCGGGGCCTTCCCGGACGCCGGGACGTCGTTCGAGCGCTGA
- a CDS encoding translation factor GTPase family protein: MDAAPTPTHRTVAVVGATGAGKTTLIEALLHRAGAVPRAGRVEDGSTVCDHEPEEIARGMSLGLSLATLAWTCPDGAERTLTLADTPGHPDFVGAVDTALAVADLALVVVSAVDGVQPGTWSAWSTAETLGVPRLVVVTQEDRARADFRRVLAELREAFGQHLWPIELPLDEEQSFRSIADVLSEQALVYDDAGRHHDEALPPEAVDEEHRMHVDVTEELVSHDDEQLDAYLSGQEPPAADLERTLAREVASGEAVPVVVSSGVTETGVDRLADLLCELAPAPTERDGRIVVGVGADDDDTEGQVVPVAADPDGEPLVHVFRTVADPYVGQVSMLKVLSGVVRTSDRLRNATTATEERLHGLFRLQGKEHLPVDHLAAGEVGAVAKLAGSPSGTLLWSRPSGRARPYLPPRRPPVYAATLVPASQSDDERMSTALARLVAEDPTLVIDRTGDATVLRGLGDTHLAVAVERLARVFGVHVETGPVPVAYHETIARPAQAEGKVKKQSGGHGQFAVVQLRVSPLPGGGFEFVDSVVGGAVPRQYIAAVEKGARDAMAAGGPQGYPVVDLRVELYDGKSHSVDSSDMAFRTAAAAGVKAALAEAGTVLLEPVANVTVTVPPEHQGAVLTDLSGRRGRVAATEMADDGRARVVATVPESELTRYVLDLRSLTGGRAELTVEPAGYERAPSTVRT; the protein is encoded by the coding sequence ATGGACGCGGCACCGACCCCGACCCACCGGACCGTCGCCGTCGTCGGCGCGACGGGCGCCGGCAAGACGACGCTGATCGAGGCGCTGCTGCATCGCGCCGGCGCGGTACCACGTGCCGGTCGCGTCGAGGACGGCAGCACGGTGTGCGACCACGAGCCCGAGGAGATCGCCCGCGGCATGTCCCTCGGGCTCTCGCTCGCCACGCTCGCGTGGACGTGCCCCGACGGCGCCGAGCGCACCCTCACCCTCGCCGACACCCCGGGGCACCCGGACTTCGTGGGCGCCGTGGACACGGCCCTGGCCGTCGCCGACCTCGCGCTCGTCGTGGTGAGCGCGGTCGACGGGGTGCAGCCGGGCACGTGGTCGGCGTGGTCGACGGCCGAGACGCTCGGCGTACCGCGGCTGGTCGTCGTGACCCAGGAGGACCGGGCACGCGCGGACTTCCGCCGCGTGCTGGCCGAGCTGCGCGAGGCGTTCGGGCAGCACCTGTGGCCCATCGAGCTGCCGCTGGACGAGGAGCAGTCGTTCCGGTCGATCGCCGACGTGCTGAGCGAGCAGGCGCTCGTGTACGACGACGCGGGGCGGCACCACGACGAGGCGCTCCCCCCGGAGGCCGTCGACGAGGAGCACCGGATGCACGTCGACGTGACCGAGGAGCTCGTCTCCCACGACGACGAGCAGCTCGACGCGTACCTGTCGGGCCAGGAGCCGCCGGCCGCGGACCTCGAGCGCACGCTCGCGCGTGAGGTCGCCTCGGGCGAGGCGGTCCCCGTCGTCGTGTCCTCCGGCGTGACCGAGACCGGCGTCGACCGGCTCGCCGACCTGCTGTGCGAGCTCGCGCCCGCCCCGACCGAGCGCGACGGGCGCATCGTCGTCGGCGTCGGGGCGGACGACGACGACACCGAAGGGCAGGTCGTCCCGGTCGCCGCCGACCCCGACGGCGAGCCGCTCGTGCACGTGTTCCGCACCGTGGCCGACCCGTACGTCGGGCAGGTGTCGATGCTCAAGGTGCTCTCCGGCGTCGTGCGCACGTCCGACCGGCTGCGCAACGCGACGACGGCCACGGAGGAGCGGCTGCACGGGCTGTTCCGCCTCCAGGGCAAGGAGCACCTGCCGGTCGACCACCTGGCGGCGGGCGAGGTCGGCGCGGTCGCCAAGCTCGCCGGCTCGCCGTCGGGCACGCTGCTGTGGTCGCGGCCGTCCGGCCGTGCGCGGCCGTACCTGCCGCCGCGCCGACCCCCGGTGTACGCCGCGACGCTCGTGCCGGCGTCGCAGTCCGACGACGAGCGCATGTCGACCGCGCTCGCGCGCCTCGTGGCCGAGGACCCGACGCTCGTGATCGACCGCACCGGGGACGCGACCGTGCTGCGCGGGCTCGGCGACACGCACCTCGCGGTCGCGGTCGAGCGGCTGGCCCGGGTCTTCGGCGTCCACGTCGAGACGGGACCCGTCCCGGTCGCCTACCACGAGACGATCGCGCGGCCGGCCCAGGCCGAGGGCAAGGTCAAGAAGCAGTCGGGCGGCCACGGCCAGTTCGCCGTCGTCCAGCTGCGGGTCTCGCCGCTGCCCGGCGGCGGGTTCGAGTTCGTCGACTCGGTCGTCGGCGGGGCGGTGCCCCGGCAGTACATCGCGGCGGTCGAGAAGGGTGCGCGGGACGCGATGGCCGCGGGCGGCCCGCAGGGCTACCCGGTCGTGGACCTGCGCGTCGAGCTCTACGACGGCAAGTCGCACTCCGTGGACTCCTCCGACATGGCCTTCCGCACCGCCGCGGCGGCCGGGGTCAAGGCCGCGCTCGCCGAGGCCGGCACGGTGCTGCTCGAGCCCGTCGCGAACGTCACCGTGACCGTGCCGCCCGAGCACCAGGGGGCCGTGCTGACCGACCTGTCGGGCCGGCGCGGGCGCGTCGCGGCGACCGAGATGGCCGACGACGGGCGCGCCCGCGTCGTCGCCACCGTGCCCGAGTCGGAGCTCACCCGGTACGTGCTCGACCTGCGGTCGCTCACGGGCGGCCGCGCCGAGCTCACGGTCGAGCCCGCGGGCTACGAGCGCGCGCCGAGCACCGTGCGCACCTGA
- the ppgK gene encoding polyphosphate--glucose phosphotransferase yields MQENSTDHPLAFGIDVGGSGIKGAPVDLVTGELAADRKRIKTPSASTPDAVAAILSELVDSFDLPEDVPVGVAFPAPMDHGVVRFIANLDKSWKGVNLPELVHDATGRRCTAVNDADAAGVGEQRYGAAKGVDGVVLVATLGTGIGSALLVDGVLVPNTELGHLEIDGHDAESRAADSAREREGLSWEKWAKRLQRYFETVEMLLSPDLVVVGGGVSKHHEKYLPLLDLRAPIIPATLRNAAGIVGAAALAAAERPLVR; encoded by the coding sequence ATGCAAGAGAACTCCACCGATCACCCGCTCGCGTTCGGCATCGACGTCGGCGGGTCGGGCATCAAGGGCGCGCCCGTGGACCTCGTGACCGGCGAGCTCGCCGCCGACCGCAAGCGCATCAAGACGCCGTCGGCGTCGACGCCCGACGCCGTCGCCGCGATCCTGTCCGAGCTGGTCGACTCGTTCGACCTGCCGGAGGACGTGCCGGTCGGGGTCGCCTTCCCGGCGCCGATGGACCACGGCGTCGTGCGGTTCATCGCCAACCTCGACAAGTCGTGGAAGGGCGTGAACCTCCCCGAGCTCGTGCACGACGCGACCGGCCGCCGCTGCACCGCGGTCAACGACGCCGACGCCGCGGGCGTGGGCGAGCAGCGGTACGGCGCGGCGAAGGGCGTCGACGGCGTCGTCCTGGTCGCCACGCTCGGCACCGGCATCGGCTCGGCGCTCCTCGTCGACGGCGTGCTCGTGCCCAACACGGAGCTCGGCCACCTCGAGATCGACGGGCACGACGCCGAGTCGCGGGCCGCGGACTCGGCGCGCGAGCGCGAGGGCCTGTCGTGGGAGAAGTGGGCGAAGCGGCTCCAGCGCTACTTCGAGACCGTCGAGATGCTGCTCTCCCCCGACCTCGTCGTCGTCGGCGGCGGGGTGAGCAAGCACCACGAGAAGTACCTGCCGCTGCTCGACCTGCGGGCACCGATCATCCCCGCGACGCTGCGCAACGCCGCGGGCATCGTCGGCGCGGCGGCGCTGGCCGCGGCCGAGCGCCCGCTCGTGCGCTGA
- a CDS encoding CBS domain-containing protein — MRVRDTLRHKGDAVVTVARDRTVRDLLALLAEHGIGAVVVSDDGASVDGIVSERDVVRRLHAEGVGVLDAAVEQIMTRDVQTCDPDTMLDDLMHMMTEHRFRHVPVVHEGRLAGIVSIGDVVKRRLAEVQAERDQLTDYITGGRGGH, encoded by the coding sequence ATGCGGGTCAGGGACACGTTGCGGCACAAGGGCGACGCGGTGGTCACCGTCGCCCGGGACCGGACGGTGCGGGACCTGCTCGCCCTGCTCGCCGAGCACGGCATCGGTGCCGTGGTCGTGTCCGACGACGGCGCGAGCGTCGACGGGATCGTCAGCGAGCGCGACGTGGTCCGGCGGCTGCACGCCGAGGGCGTCGGCGTCCTGGACGCCGCGGTCGAGCAGATCATGACCAGGGACGTGCAGACGTGCGACCCGGACACGATGCTCGACGACCTCATGCACATGATGACCGAGCACCGGTTCCGGCACGTCCCGGTCGTCCACGAGGGGCGGCTCGCGGGGATCGTGAGCATCGGCGACGTGGTCAAGCGCCGGCTGGCGGAGGTGCAGGCCGAGCGCGACCAGCTGACGGACTACATCACGGGCGGTCGCGGCGGGCACTAG
- a CDS encoding STAS domain-containing protein encodes MTVTLTSGTQTGGIALLERPDCSVVDMWGEIDITLRNEAGAALAGAFERDLPVVVDTSRVTFIDSAGIAFLVQLCRIGQEEGLEVTVRCPPPAVEDVLRMLDLEGAATA; translated from the coding sequence GTGACTGTGACACTCACCAGTGGGACGCAGACCGGGGGCATCGCTCTTCTCGAGCGGCCGGACTGCAGCGTCGTGGACATGTGGGGCGAGATCGACATCACCCTGCGGAACGAGGCCGGGGCGGCTCTCGCCGGGGCCTTCGAGCGTGACCTTCCGGTGGTGGTCGACACGTCGCGGGTGACGTTCATCGACTCCGCCGGCATCGCGTTCCTCGTCCAGCTGTGCAGGATCGGGCAGGAGGAGGGTCTCGAGGTCACGGTGCGGTGCCCGCCGCCCGCCGTCGAGGACGTGCTGCGGATGCTCGACCTCGAGGGAGCGGCCACCGCCTGA
- a CDS encoding type II toxin-antitoxin system PemK/MazF family toxin, which produces MVIRRGEICWVDFGEPLGSAPAKRRPAVVVQSEQYNRSRISTVVVLPITSNTALARHPGNVFLPALASGLPKDSVVNVSQPMTVDRADIEATGVMLPGNLMEAVEAGLRRVIDL; this is translated from the coding sequence GTGGTGATCCGGCGCGGGGAGATCTGCTGGGTCGACTTCGGCGAACCTCTGGGCAGCGCTCCGGCCAAGCGTCGTCCGGCAGTCGTCGTTCAGTCGGAGCAGTACAACAGATCCCGCATCTCCACGGTCGTCGTCCTGCCCATCACGTCCAATACCGCCCTTGCCCGGCACCCAGGAAACGTGTTCCTCCCGGCGCTCGCCTCGGGCCTGCCGAAGGACTCGGTCGTCAACGTGTCTCAGCCGATGACCGTGGACCGGGCCGACATCGAAGCGACCGGGGTCATGCTCCCGGGGAACCTCATGGAAGCCGTGGAGGCAGGCCTGCGTCGCGTCATCGACCTCTGA
- a CDS encoding tautomerase family protein: protein MRALYDDVAPALGLDADDLELTIVETPRENWGIRGRAGDELTLNYTVDV from the coding sequence GTGAGGGCGCTGTACGACGACGTCGCACCTGCCCTCGGGCTGGACGCGGACGACCTCGAGCTCACGATCGTCGAGACGCCGCGCGAGAACTGGGGCATCCGGGGAAGGGCTGGGGACGAGCTGACGTTGAACTACACGGTCGATGTCTGA
- a CDS encoding MBL fold metallo-hydrolase, with translation MVLTHAHFDHTGCAARLQDRLGVPIWLHAADEHLAAHPYSYAHENPRSVYPLRHPRAVPILAAMARAGALHVPGVRGTRRLEPGTTLPLPGSPRVVQSPGHTAGHCALHLPDRDVEGVRPALCPPGGTDSDVDDAGARRPTQRRSPVANT, from the coding sequence GTGGTCCTGACGCACGCGCACTTCGACCACACCGGGTGCGCGGCGCGCCTGCAGGACCGCCTGGGCGTGCCGATCTGGCTCCACGCCGCGGACGAGCACCTCGCCGCGCACCCGTACTCCTACGCGCACGAGAACCCCCGGTCCGTCTACCCGCTGCGCCATCCGCGCGCGGTCCCGATCCTCGCCGCGATGGCGCGGGCCGGCGCGCTGCATGTCCCTGGCGTGCGGGGCACCCGCCGTCTCGAGCCGGGCACGACCCTGCCGCTGCCCGGGTCGCCGCGCGTCGTGCAGTCCCCCGGCCACACCGCCGGGCACTGCGCGCTGCACCTGCCCGACCGGGACGTGGAAGGCGTTCGCCCTGCTCTCTGTCCACCTGGAGGAACTGATAGCGACGTCGACGACGCAGGTGCGCGCCGTCCGACTCAAAGACGGTCGCCTGTTGCCAACACCTGA
- a CDS encoding bifunctional RNase H/acid phosphatase, with translation MAGGRRLVVEADGGSRGNPGPAGWGALVRDADSGAVLAERAGYLGESTNNVAEYSGLVAGLRAAREVDPDAHVLVRMDSRLVVEQMTGRWQIKHAALRELAREAASVLPADQVAYEWVPRSENAAADRLANEAMDTGSQIARDFPAEESTSGPATAAEDEAPGFDTHVRPSGALVGYDGATALSVVLVRHGETHLTVAGAYSGGGVPGPALTTRGRTQAAQAADAVFRVGRDLWPDLPRVTDLVASPTVRTQETAAAVGRRIGQHVRTEQRFAECVFGEWEGLTALEIEERAPGELALWHSTGTFAPPGGESYAQLGARVWSGLEDLLDGGVGRTVAVVGHAAMIRTAVGQAIGAPPSHWSRLRIPPCSLTVLRLWADGASEVTTVGFPTDA, from the coding sequence ATGGCGGGCGGTCGTCGCCTGGTCGTCGAGGCCGACGGCGGGTCGCGGGGCAACCCCGGCCCGGCCGGCTGGGGCGCGCTCGTCCGCGACGCGGACAGCGGCGCCGTCCTCGCCGAGCGCGCCGGCTACCTCGGGGAGTCGACCAACAACGTCGCCGAGTACTCGGGCCTCGTCGCCGGCCTGCGGGCCGCGCGCGAGGTCGACCCCGACGCCCACGTGCTGGTGCGCATGGACTCGCGCCTCGTCGTCGAGCAGATGACGGGGCGCTGGCAGATCAAGCACGCCGCGTTGCGCGAGCTCGCGCGCGAGGCGGCGTCCGTCCTGCCCGCCGACCAGGTGGCCTACGAGTGGGTGCCGCGCTCGGAGAACGCCGCGGCCGACCGGCTCGCGAACGAGGCCATGGACACCGGCTCGCAGATCGCGCGCGACTTCCCCGCCGAGGAGTCGACGTCGGGCCCGGCGACCGCGGCCGAGGACGAGGCGCCCGGCTTCGACACGCACGTGCGCCCGTCGGGCGCGCTCGTCGGGTACGACGGCGCGACGGCGCTCTCGGTGGTCCTCGTGCGCCACGGCGAGACCCACCTCACGGTCGCGGGTGCCTACTCCGGCGGTGGAGTGCCGGGCCCCGCGCTCACGACGCGCGGGCGCACGCAGGCCGCCCAGGCGGCCGACGCGGTCTTCCGCGTGGGCCGGGACCTGTGGCCGGACCTGCCACGCGTGACCGACCTCGTCGCCTCGCCGACGGTCCGGACGCAGGAGACCGCGGCGGCCGTCGGACGGCGCATCGGGCAGCACGTGCGCACCGAGCAGCGGTTCGCGGAGTGCGTCTTCGGCGAGTGGGAAGGGCTGACGGCCCTCGAGATCGAGGAGCGGGCGCCCGGGGAGCTCGCGCTGTGGCACTCGACCGGCACGTTCGCCCCGCCGGGCGGCGAGTCCTACGCGCAGCTCGGAGCACGCGTGTGGTCGGGGCTGGAGGACCTGCTGGACGGCGGCGTCGGGCGGACGGTCGCCGTCGTGGGCCACGCCGCGATGATCCGCACCGCCGTGGGGCAGGCGATCGGCGCGCCGCCGTCGCACTGGTCGCGGCTGCGCATCCCGCCGTGCTCGCTCACCGTGCTGCGGCTGTGGGCCGACGGCGCGAGCGAGGTCACGACGGTCGGGTTCCCGACCGACGCCTGA
- a CDS encoding zinc ribbon domain-containing protein, with translation MVTAPPEDQRRLLDVQALDTRAQQLAHKRRNHPVLATLAELDKRLADLHGSLVDSRTAVADLERELAKAEADVEQVRARAARDQQKLDSGALGAKDAQAVVSELESLARRQGVLEEAQLEVMERLEAHQESLAAVEAAHAELVAAKEKAEAERDAAFAEIDADAKRLAAERAAAAEGLDAGLLALYDRLRAQLGGTGAAPLRGGRCEGCRLELNAGDLAAVRSAAPEQVVRCEECGRILVREPDAAAA, from the coding sequence GTGGTCACTGCACCCCCCGAGGACCAGCGCCGTCTGCTGGACGTCCAGGCCCTGGACACGCGGGCCCAGCAGCTCGCGCACAAGCGCCGCAACCACCCGGTGCTCGCGACGCTCGCCGAGCTCGACAAGCGCCTCGCCGACCTGCACGGGTCTCTCGTCGACTCCCGCACGGCCGTCGCGGACCTCGAGCGCGAGCTCGCGAAGGCGGAGGCGGACGTCGAGCAGGTGCGGGCCCGTGCGGCCCGCGACCAGCAGAAGCTCGACTCCGGCGCGCTCGGCGCGAAGGACGCGCAGGCCGTCGTGAGCGAGCTCGAGTCGCTCGCCCGTCGCCAGGGCGTCCTCGAGGAGGCCCAGCTCGAGGTCATGGAGCGGCTCGAGGCGCACCAGGAGTCGCTCGCGGCGGTCGAGGCCGCGCACGCCGAGCTGGTCGCCGCGAAGGAGAAGGCGGAGGCGGAGCGCGACGCGGCGTTCGCCGAGATCGACGCCGACGCCAAGCGCCTCGCGGCCGAGCGGGCCGCCGCCGCCGAGGGCCTCGACGCCGGGCTGCTCGCGCTCTACGACCGGCTGCGCGCGCAGCTCGGCGGCACCGGCGCCGCCCCGCTGCGCGGCGGGCGCTGCGAGGGGTGCCGCCTCGAGCTCAACGCCGGCGACCTCGCCGCCGTCCGGTCCGCCGCCCCGGAGCAGGTCGTGCGCTGCGAGGAGTGCGGCCGCATCCTCGTGCGCGAGCCCGACGCCGCGGCGGCCTGA
- a CDS encoding YaaA family protein produces the protein MLICLPPSEGKTPAPADAAPVELAALTAPSLTAQRTAVLDALAAVSARPDATAVLKVGAGLAEEVARNVDLKAAPAAPASRVYTGVLYAAAGLADLPDGAGRRAAESVRIFSGLWGVVAPDDRIPAYRLSMGVDLPGVGKLATAWRPHLAEALDGRAAGDVVVDCRSAAYLAAWKPATTGAGAADWVTVRVVREADGSRSVVSHNAKHTRGVLTGHLLRRAGEPPSSAEDLLDAARELDGEVIGTEVGTGLSYRMIEAALHAPTTRTGPRTLELVIA, from the coding sequence GTGCTGATCTGCCTGCCGCCCTCCGAGGGCAAGACGCCCGCGCCCGCCGACGCCGCGCCCGTGGAGCTCGCCGCGCTCACGGCGCCGTCGCTCACCGCGCAGCGCACGGCAGTCCTCGACGCGCTCGCGGCGGTCAGCGCGCGTCCCGACGCCACGGCGGTCCTCAAGGTCGGCGCCGGTCTCGCCGAGGAGGTGGCCCGCAACGTCGACCTCAAGGCGGCGCCCGCCGCGCCGGCGTCGCGCGTGTACACCGGCGTGCTGTACGCGGCGGCGGGCCTGGCCGACCTGCCCGACGGCGCGGGCCGCCGCGCGGCGGAGAGCGTGCGGATCTTCTCGGGGCTGTGGGGCGTCGTCGCGCCCGACGACCGGATCCCGGCCTACCGCCTGTCCATGGGCGTCGACCTTCCGGGCGTCGGCAAGCTCGCCACGGCGTGGCGCCCGCACCTCGCCGAGGCCCTCGACGGGCGCGCCGCGGGCGACGTCGTCGTCGACTGCCGCTCCGCCGCCTACCTCGCGGCGTGGAAGCCGGCCACGACCGGCGCGGGCGCGGCCGACTGGGTCACCGTGCGCGTCGTACGCGAGGCGGACGGCAGCCGCAGCGTCGTGTCGCACAACGCCAAGCACACCCGGGGCGTGCTCACGGGTCACCTGCTGCGCCGGGCCGGCGAGCCGCCGTCGTCGGCCGAGGATCTGCTCGACGCCGCGCGCGAGCTCGACGGCGAGGTCATCGGCACCGAGGTCGGCACCGGGCTGAGCTACCGGATGATCGAGGCGGCGCTGCACGCGCCGACGACGCGGACCGGGCCGCGCACGCTCGAGCTCGTCATCGCCTGA